ACGATCTCTCGGAATATCTATGGTTGTTTCTCCGTACTTTGTCTTAATTGTTTTTCTGTTATAACCGTTTCTACTGTTACCTGAATGATCACCAGATGATGAGTGTTTATTATAACCTAAATGTTCATCCATTTCTGCTTCGAAAATTTCTTGAATAGTATCTCTAAATAAATTTTTCAAATGTTCTTGTACATCTTCTACACTACGACACTCTTTTGCTAATTCCTTGGCTAATAAATTACTTTTTGTTGACATAATTGGACAACTCCTTTTTAGAGGTATTATTATCCAATTACACGTAATTTATTACGCTCTCTAGTAAAATTATAACTTACATTAAAGTCCTCTATTGTTAGGTTGCCAACATAGATAATCTGTTTGTGTTTCTATAACAACGGCTTTCGTTACTACCTAATCAGATCTCTAAAACTTTTTTTGACTTGCAAATATTTATACTAAGTACATTGTGTGCCGCTCTATTTATTATTCTCTGTTATTCTTTATGAATTTTAAATTGGATTCCATCTGAAGGATTTTATCTAATGTATTAGGTTCCTATTCAGCAATCATGGGTAGTATCCTGTCTGTGACAAAAAACTTTTTTATAATTTTAAATAATAATTTTTATAATAATATAAAATTTAATAAATTTTTAATATAAATACTTAAGGGCTGCCTTCTCTTAAATGATTTATAGGTGTCTAATTAGTGATATATATTTGCCCAAAATACGTGGGGATTTTATTATAAAATTTTTAATAATAAATAAAGGAAAAGATGGGCTATTTTGACCACTTTTCCTTTATTTATTTCCAGATAGCTCTTTTAACTTAACCTTAACAGTAACTGACCAGCTTTGACATTTTCTTTTTCTTTAACAAAGATAGCATCTACTTTTCCACTTATAGGAGCTACAATAATAGTTTCCATTTTCATAGCTTCCAAGATAATAACTGGTTGATTTTTAGTGACATTATCTCCTTGGTTGACTAGGATTTTTAAAACAGCACCGGGAATACTAGCAGGAATTTCCTTTATGTTTTCAGGATCTGCCATTGGAATTTGGCTAGTTTCAGTTTCTGTCCTTTGCAACTCTGGATTTTTTATAGATATATCTCTCCGTTGACCATTTACTTCAAAACTTAAATTAATGTTCCCTTCAGAATCCAAAGGACCAATTTGAAGTAATTTAACTACTAAAATTTTGCCATCAGCTATTTCCACTTCACAGGTTTCACCTTCCCCTAATCCGTGGAAAAAAATGTCACTGCCCATTCGGGAAAAATCCCCTGTTTCTTTAATGTATTGTAAATATTCATCAAAAACTTTAGGATATAGGGCAAAACTTAATATATCTTTTTCAGTAGGATCTAAATCGTGTTTTTCTTTTAAATAAAGGGCTATTTTATTAAAATCTTCCGGCGGAAGTATTTCCCCAGGTCTTTTAGTAATAGGTTTTTCACCTTTTAGAATTAAAGCCTGTAACTCTTTAGGGAACCCTCCTTCTGGCTGCCCCATTAAACCTTTAAAATAATCAACTACCGATTCGGGGAAATTTAATCCTTTACCTTTGGTAAAAATATTTTCAGGTGTTAAGTTATTTTGTACCATAAAAATGGCCATGTCGCCAACCATTTTGGAAGAAGGAGTGACTTTAACGATATCCCCTAACATATAGTTGACTTTTTTATACATTTCCTTTACTTCTTTGAACCGATGGCCAAGGCCGAAATTTTCTACCTGGGGTTTAAGGTTAGAATACTGACCACCGGGAATTTCATATTTATAAACTTCGGTGGTACAAGATTTTAAATCAGATTCGAAGGGATAGTATACTTGCCTTACTGCACCCCAATATTGGGAGATTTCTTCTATATAGTCTAAATTGATACCCGTTTCCCTAGGGGTATTTTCTAAAGCTGCCACTACTGAACTCATAGGAGGTTGGCTTGTCGTCCCTGCAAAGCTATTGAAGGAGGTATCTACAATATCCACTCCCCCTTCAGCAGCCATTAGCAAGGTGGCAACACCATTACCACTGGTATCATGGGTATGGAGGTGTATAGGTAAACCAACTTCATTTTTCAAGGCTGAAATTAATTTATAGGCGGCATAAGGTTTTAAAAGGCCTGCCATATCTTTAATTCCTAGGATATGTGCTCCCATCTTTTCAATTTCCTTAGCTTTTTTAATATAGTAGTTAAGGGAATATTTATCTCGCCTTTCGTCTAATATATCCCCTGTATAGCAGATACAAACTTCAGCAAGGCGATTATTTAGCAAAACTTCATCTAAAGCTACTTCCATTCCCTTTAACCAGTTTAGGGAATCAAAAATTCTAAAAATATCAATTCCAGATTTACTAGCTTCTTTAATAAAGGAGCGGATAACATTATCGGGATAATTTTTATAACCAACGGCATTACTACCCCTTAAAAGCATTTGAAACATAATATTAGGAATTCTTTTTCTAAGCTCTTCCAATCTTTTCCAAGGACACTCTTTTAGGAAACGATAGGCTACATCAAAGGTAGCTCCACCCCACATTTCTAAAGAAAATAAGTCTTTGCCGTAAAAGGAAGTTGCTTGAGCTATATTGAGCATATCCTTTGTCCTTAACCTAGTAGCAATTAAAGACTGATGGGCATCCCGCATAGTGGTATCAGTAATCAGTAATTTTTTTTGTACTTTAATCCATTTAACTACACCTTTTGGGCCACTCTTTTCTAGGATTTGTTTTGTTCCCTCTAATTTATCAGGGATCTGCACTTTAGGAATAATGGGAACATCAAAATCCCCCTTTTGCCCTTTTGTTTTAATGATTTTTTCTCCTAAGAAGTTTAATAATTTAAGTTCTTTATTAGATTTTGGTGTAATATTAAAAAGTTCGGGGTTTTCGTTGATAAAGTTAGTGTTAGCTAATCCCTTTAAAAATGTTTCATGGGTTAGAACATTAATTAAAAAAGGGATATTTGTTTTAACTCCAGAGATATTCATTTCTTTTAAAGCCCTTACTGCTTTACTAACTGCATCTTCGAATGTCCTGGAATGGGCAGTTACCTTTACAAGTAAGCTATCGTAAAAAGGGGTGATAATAGAGCCTGTAAAACCATTACCTCCATCAAGTCGGATACCAAATCCAGAACTAGTACGATAAACATCAATTTTCCCAGTATCAGGGGCGAAGTTTTGAGTAGGGTCCTCTGTTGTAATCCTTGATTGAATTGCATAGCCATTGACTTGAATATCATGTTGTCCCCCAATCAAAATTTTTTCTGAATTTAAAGGATAACCTTGGGCAATGAGGATTTGACATTGCACTATATCTATTCCAGTAATAACTTCTGTTACAGTATGCTCTACTTGGATACGGGGATTCATTTCAATAAAATAATGGTTTCCCGTCTTATCTACTAAAAACTCTACCGTTCCAGCATTAGAATAGTTTACCGATTTTGCTAATTTTAAAGCATCTTCACAGATCTTTTTCCTT
This DNA window, taken from Anaerobranca gottschalkii DSM 13577, encodes the following:
- a CDS encoding transposase, which encodes MSTKSNLLAKELAKECRSVEDVQEHLKNLFRDTIQEIFEAEMDEHLGYNKHSSSGDHSGNSRNGYNRKTIKTKYGETTIDIPRDR
- a CDS encoding pyruvate carboxylase, yielding MDAQKIKKFKRVLVANRGEIAIRIFRACKELGIRTVAIYSEEDKTSLFRTKADESYLIGKNKGPVEAYLSIDEIISLALKKGVDAIHPGYGFLAENPEFARKCRDAGLEFIGPSVEVLEKMGDKITSKQVAINAQVPVIPGIDKPIQRIEEALNFVKDHGFPVIIKAALGGGGRGMRIVRNTDELLLALDSAKSEAKKAFGVEDVFIEKYLDSPKHIEVQILGDNYGNIVHLYERDCSIQRRHQKLIEYAPAFSLSEKLRKKICEDALKLAKSVNYSNAGTVEFLVDKTGNHYFIEMNPRIQVEHTVTEVITGIDIVQCQILIAQGYPLNSEKILIGGQHDIQVNGYAIQSRITTEDPTQNFAPDTGKIDVYRTSSGFGIRLDGGNGFTGSIITPFYDSLLVKVTAHSRTFEDAVSKAVRALKEMNISGVKTNIPFLINVLTHETFLKGLANTNFINENPELFNITPKSNKELKLLNFLGEKIIKTKGQKGDFDVPIIPKVQIPDKLEGTKQILEKSGPKGVVKWIKVQKKLLITDTTMRDAHQSLIATRLRTKDMLNIAQATSFYGKDLFSLEMWGGATFDVAYRFLKECPWKRLEELRKRIPNIMFQMLLRGSNAVGYKNYPDNVIRSFIKEASKSGIDIFRIFDSLNWLKGMEVALDEVLLNNRLAEVCICYTGDILDERRDKYSLNYYIKKAKEIEKMGAHILGIKDMAGLLKPYAAYKLISALKNEVGLPIHLHTHDTSGNGVATLLMAAEGGVDIVDTSFNSFAGTTSQPPMSSVVAALENTPRETGINLDYIEEISQYWGAVRQVYYPFESDLKSCTTEVYKYEIPGGQYSNLKPQVENFGLGHRFKEVKEMYKKVNYMLGDIVKVTPSSKMVGDMAIFMVQNNLTPENIFTKGKGLNFPESVVDYFKGLMGQPEGGFPKELQALILKGEKPITKRPGEILPPEDFNKIALYLKEKHDLDPTEKDILSFALYPKVFDEYLQYIKETGDFSRMGSDIFFHGLGEGETCEVEIADGKILVVKLLQIGPLDSEGNINLSFEVNGQRRDISIKNPELQRTETETSQIPMADPENIKEIPASIPGAVLKILVNQGDNVTKNQPVIILEAMKMETIIVAPISGKVDAIFVKEKENVKAGQLLLRLS